The Bacillus sp. F19 DNA segment ATTCTTCGAGATCGTTAATGCGTATTTAAACAGATTTTTGTCCATCAATTCCGTATGTGTCGTGAAAGGAAGGCCGTGCCAGGCGATATAACCTCTTGAGATTGCATCATCCATGACCTTTTTTTCATCAGCATTTGCCCGTTTTAGGTATTCATGAATGAGCCATGAGCCCGTAGTCCATACAAACCCGGCACTGCCTTTCTCCTTCTCAAGCTCCCGGCTTAATTCAATGGCCTTCGGAATATAGGACTGAATATATTGATTCGTGACATTTTCAGCTAAATCTGTAAAGCCGATATCAAGATGTGTTTTAAATACGACATGAACAACTTCAATCTCTTTCAAATGAATGTCACCCCTTGTTTGTCTGCCATTTGGCTGTCAGTTTGATCAGATATGAAAGGCTCTGCTCCAGGCTATCCAATGGGCTCCCTTCACAAATATCCTGTTCAACCGCATACCACTCCGCACCATTTTGTTCTCCCCACATTAGAATTGGTTCAAAATCGATGCATCCTGCCCCTATCTCTGCAAAATTTTCTTTTCCGTCACTTGTCATATCCTTCAGATGCAGAATCGGCATTTGATTTGGAAAGCGGCGAATATAACTTAATGGATCAAGTCCTGCTTTTTTCACCCAATACGTATCAATTTCCGGAAAAATTTCTGGTGGAGCCAGAAGATAATTCAGAGCATATTCCCCATCGATCTCAGTTTGGAACTCGAAATCGTGATGATGATAGCCGATTCGAAACCCCTGCGGCACTGCTTTTTTTGATACGGCGAGCAAGTCTTTTCGGACGTTTTTGTATCCTTCTTCATTTTTTAAATGGTCGTCTAAATAAGGCAAAATGATTTCTGCTGTTTGAAACAGTCCCGCTTCCTGTAACACTTCATCCAGTTCATGCTTCAGCCTGTCTAAGCTGACATGCATGCCGGCCGTTTTTAGGCCTGTTTCATTAAGAACCCCGGCAATCTCCTCAGGTGAATACCCATACAGGCCATCAATTTGAACAGCATCCCAGCCCATTTTTTTTAACAGCCTTAAAGTGCCTGGAAAATCATTCTGAATTTCATTTCGCAGCGTATATAATTGGGCAGCGAATTTATGCTTCATATACTAGTCGCTCCTCTCCTTAAACACTTGCTTCTCGTTCCATCAAATTGAGCCAGTTCATTTCCTCAGCCGTCAGCTTGATGGCGGACCCTGCAACAGATGAAATCAATTCTTCTGTATTTTCCGGTCCTATAATGGCTGCCGTTTGGTATGGCTGATTCAACACATAAGCGAGTGCGATTTGAATAGCCGTGACACCCTTGTCTTCAGCAAGCTTCTTAGCCCGTTCATACCTTTTCCAATTATCCTCGGTGTAATAGACCCGAACCATTTCTTCATGATCTTTTTTATAAGGAGCAAATCTTCCGCTGAAGAAACCGCCCGCTTGAGATGACCATGAGAGCAGCGGCATCTGCGAACCTTTGTGCCAATTCTCCATGTGCTCATCCACTGAAATGCACCCAGGCCATCTTGGTTCCCTGCATTTTGCCAGGCTCAGGTTCGGACTATTAAACGTAAACCCTATTAATCCATGCGCCGCAGCATATTCATTCGCTTCCTGTATGCGCTGATGCGACCAGTTCGAAGCCCCAATCGCGTGAATTTGTCCTGCATCAAGATGCTGATTTAACACATCCATAATCACGCCAACCTCTACACTTTCATCATCACGATGAAGGGCATAGAAATCAATAT contains these protein-coding regions:
- a CDS encoding sugar phosphate isomerase/epimerase — encoded protein: MKHKFAAQLYTLRNEIQNDFPGTLRLLKKMGWDAVQIDGLYGYSPEEIAGVLNETGLKTAGMHVSLDRLKHELDEVLQEAGLFQTAEIILPYLDDHLKNEEGYKNVRKDLLAVSKKAVPQGFRIGYHHHDFEFQTEIDGEYALNYLLAPPEIFPEIDTYWVKKAGLDPLSYIRRFPNQMPILHLKDMTSDGKENFAEIGAGCIDFEPILMWGEQNGAEWYAVEQDICEGSPLDSLEQSLSYLIKLTAKWQTNKG
- a CDS encoding aldo/keto reductase; translation: MEFHSLKGMIDQKYVEKACSRLIMGTAHFYQYDSRQQAFDMLDEYFRIGGNMFDMAHQYIDSEVIFGEWLHLRKNRSEIHILTKGAHHDDGEPGPRVNPAAISKDISESLERLNTDYIDFYALHRDDESVEVGVIMDVLNQHLDAGQIHAIGASNWSHQRIQEANEYAAAHGLIGFTFNSPNLSLAKCREPRWPGCISVDEHMENWHKGSQMPLLSWSSQAGGFFSGRFAPYKKDHEEMVRVYYTEDNWKRYERAKKLAEDKGVTAIQIALAYVLNQPYQTAAIIGPENTEELISSVAGSAIKLTAEEMNWLNLMEREASV